In Deltaproteobacteria bacterium, the following proteins share a genomic window:
- a CDS encoding ABC transporter substrate-binding protein — MILPGTFHNSIRIAAILIFAALLLCGIGSSPSHGAKACHIAVVLTDDSKPYNEALSGFYEGLKAGNIDCRASEYVLNGENRQEIIAALVSFKPDFVHTIGTTATRITRDKIKDRPIIFSMALNPVASGLVKSMKSSGNNLTGASLDVPHLVQFKRIKKKLPSIRRIGVLYSEVQTGVVVADAERAADALGIKLVKARIESPADVPRELNKLIGKIDILWSVADTQVFTRETLREILLVTLRNKIPLVGPGPSFVRSGALFAFNPDEKSVGRQAAIIAEKVLAGKKPSQIPVTAPEKVELMINEDIFDVLGVDIKPD; from the coding sequence GTGATTTTACCTGGAACATTTCATAACTCAATCCGAATAGCGGCGATTTTAATTTTTGCGGCACTGCTGCTTTGCGGCATTGGATCGTCCCCTTCTCACGGGGCGAAAGCCTGCCATATAGCGGTGGTTCTCACTGATGATTCCAAACCTTACAATGAGGCGCTGTCAGGCTTCTATGAGGGCCTGAAAGCAGGAAATATCGATTGCCGCGCAAGCGAGTATGTCCTTAACGGGGAAAACAGGCAGGAAATAATCGCCGCTTTAGTGTCATTCAAACCTGACTTTGTTCACACCATCGGCACAACGGCCACCAGAATAACGAGAGATAAGATCAAAGACAGACCGATAATCTTTTCCATGGCGCTCAATCCCGTAGCAAGCGGATTGGTCAAAAGCATGAAATCCTCGGGCAACAACCTTACAGGCGCGTCGCTGGACGTGCCGCACCTGGTTCAGTTTAAACGCATAAAAAAGAAGCTTCCCTCCATCAGGAGGATCGGTGTTTTATACAGCGAGGTACAAACAGGCGTTGTCGTGGCCGACGCCGAAAGGGCGGCCGACGCCCTGGGCATAAAACTTGTGAAAGCGAGAATTGAGTCCCCGGCAGATGTGCCGCGCGAACTGAATAAGCTCATCGGAAAGATCGATATTCTATGGTCCGTTGCCGACACCCAGGTCTTTACGAGAGAGACCCTGAGGGAAATTCTGCTTGTTACCCTGAGAAATAAAATCCCCCTTGTCGGACCGGGCCCCTCCTTTGTCAGGTCGGGAGCCCTTTTCGCTTTTAATCCCGATGAAAAGAGCGTGGGCAGACAGGCGGCCATAATAGCCGAGAAAGTGCTGGCCGGTAAAAAGCCTTCCCAGATTCCCGTTACAGCGCCGGAGAAGGTAGAGCTTATGATAAATGAAGACATATTCGATGTGCTCGGAGTAGACATCAAGCCCGATTAA
- a CDS encoding TonB-dependent receptor — protein MYWEPEDIIISATKLIQHLQDAPAIATVISDKEIRNRGARDLLDILKSVPGIGVSMVTGYGKFGVESRGIISVFSEKMLLMIDGHRVNESIRGSAIWHFGDMAVENIKRVEVVRGPLFALHGANAFAAMINVVTKNAKDIDGADLRIGRGSFDTDHYNLMAGKKGSRLKIAGMVDYFDTNGAELHVNKDAAGRSGETACRIRKTDTSLKVTYGDLMFNGRYLERKGNGGYVGPLNVLGDKSWEENKHFLGDLKYSHRFSKEIALKLKGYFDHFEWLSFVEVLPEDLSTSFPDGMIGIPEVKNRTTGLEAQFDYSIGKNNRLTAGAIYEKIRQFDVKERLNFDPTADPPSPLGSLQDVTSKYNWNRNVSRYISALYLQDVWALTREVEATFGVRHDRYSDFGSTTNPRFGLVWRYSANTIAKFLYGEAFRAPSFFELYNEKTPSRKATPTWILRR, from the coding sequence ATGTATTGGGAACCTGAAGACATCATCATCTCTGCCACCAAACTTATCCAGCATCTGCAAGATGCGCCGGCCATAGCCACCGTCATATCCGATAAAGAGATCAGGAACAGGGGCGCCAGGGACCTCCTGGACATCCTCAAAAGCGTCCCCGGCATTGGCGTGTCAATGGTTACGGGTTATGGCAAGTTCGGTGTCGAATCGAGAGGGATTATAAGCGTCTTCTCTGAAAAAATGCTTCTCATGATTGACGGGCACAGGGTAAATGAGTCAATCAGGGGATCGGCCATCTGGCACTTTGGAGACATGGCCGTTGAAAATATCAAAAGGGTCGAAGTTGTCAGAGGTCCCCTCTTTGCCCTTCACGGCGCCAATGCCTTTGCCGCAATGATCAATGTTGTAACCAAAAACGCAAAGGACATCGATGGCGCGGATTTGAGGATTGGCAGGGGGAGTTTCGACACAGACCATTACAACCTTATGGCCGGGAAAAAAGGGTCCCGTCTCAAAATAGCCGGCATGGTGGATTATTTCGACACCAATGGCGCAGAGCTGCATGTGAATAAGGATGCCGCCGGCAGAAGCGGGGAGACGGCTTGCCGTATCAGAAAAACCGATACCTCGCTAAAAGTGACGTACGGAGACCTTATGTTCAACGGCCGCTATCTGGAGAGAAAGGGTAATGGGGGTTATGTGGGGCCGCTAAACGTATTAGGCGATAAATCATGGGAAGAAAACAAGCACTTCCTGGGGGACTTAAAGTACAGCCATCGTTTTTCGAAAGAAATTGCTTTAAAGCTCAAGGGCTATTTCGATCACTTTGAATGGCTGTCCTTTGTTGAAGTATTGCCGGAAGACCTATCCACCTCATTTCCTGACGGCATGATCGGTATTCCTGAAGTTAAAAACAGAACAACGGGATTGGAGGCGCAGTTCGATTATTCCATTGGAAAGAATAACCGGCTCACGGCAGGCGCTATCTACGAAAAGATCAGGCAATTCGATGTAAAAGAAAGGTTAAATTTTGATCCGACAGCCGATCCTCCTTCACCCTTAGGCTCTCTCCAGGACGTCACCTCAAAATACAACTGGAACCGGAATGTGAGCAGGTATATTTCGGCGCTTTATCTCCAGGATGTGTGGGCGCTCACAAGGGAAGTGGAAGCAACTTTTGGCGTCAGGCACGACCGTTACAGCGATTTCGGCAGCACCACCAACCCGCGCTTTGGCCTGGTGTGGCGATATTCGGCAAACACGATAGCCAAATTTCTCTATGGTGAGGCCTTCAGGGCCCCCAGCTTCTTCGAACTCTATAACGAGAAAACCCCATCCAGAAAGGCAACGCCGACCTGGATCCTGAGAAGATAA
- a CDS encoding TonB-dependent receptor: MESGFFEKYQTRLSYFHSRIEDLIRERKVDWRYENLDKAEINGIEAELRLDFNKSSYGYLNYTYQNPRDKKSGSRLPDVAAQKGNAGFNLALGRYINANANLLVVGPRPRDSRDWREKVSGYKVVDLTLIGKNFFKNLEIRGSLYNLFDEKYADPEKYTAPEQRRMPDGILLKLLEDDYPREGRSFVLEARYRF, translated from the coding sequence CTGGAATCGGGATTTTTTGAAAAATACCAGACCAGGCTAAGCTATTTCCACAGCAGGATAGAGGACCTCATAAGAGAGAGAAAGGTGGACTGGCGATATGAAAATCTCGACAAGGCAGAGATCAATGGAATAGAGGCGGAATTGAGGCTTGACTTCAATAAATCTTCCTACGGCTACCTCAATTACACCTACCAGAACCCGCGAGATAAAAAAAGCGGCTCCAGGCTGCCTGACGTAGCCGCGCAGAAGGGAAACGCCGGATTTAACCTGGCCCTGGGCAGGTATATCAACGCTAACGCCAATCTTTTGGTAGTGGGGCCAAGACCAAGGGACAGCCGTGACTGGAGAGAAAAAGTGAGCGGCTATAAAGTCGTCGATCTGACCCTCATAGGCAAGAACTTCTTTAAAAACCTTGAAATAAGGGGGTCCCTTTATAACCTCTTTGACGAAAAATATGCCGACCCTGAAAAGTATACTGCTCCGGAGCAAAGGCGGATGCCGGACGGCATCTTACTTAAGTTACTTGAAGATGATTATCCCCGTGAAGGACGCTCTTTTGTCCTTGAAGCAAGGTACAGATTTTAG
- a CDS encoding transglutaminase-like domain-containing protein — protein MTKTALLVFFFLFFYPQGTLAAEKKLVFLGNIEFTPIKGYSPDDFELRLFIKEKTGLLKHLTEERSYHIINKSEYLAIKSRHYSFPGKTGYSKVEPSFIIDFDIELFKPIRNEIIEKYGKKPEPEDLVRYVNHYIKDKNFNRGFDIASVIARKKEGDCTEHAILLVSIMRMFKIPAKMAMGIKVFTEKGVTRAFGHAWVEYIFNGKWKGADPSLLTEVDHSYIPMGTLDREGLDYAMGMVTLFNRMPYRLEGSGM, from the coding sequence ATGACAAAAACGGCTTTACTTGTTTTTTTCTTCCTCTTTTTTTATCCCCAGGGGACGCTTGCGGCGGAAAAGAAGCTTGTCTTTCTCGGCAATATTGAGTTCACCCCTATTAAGGGATATTCCCCTGACGATTTTGAACTCAGGTTATTTATCAAGGAGAAGACAGGACTGCTTAAACATTTGACGGAAGAAAGGTCCTACCATATTATTAACAAAAGTGAATACCTGGCTATAAAAAGCAGGCACTACTCCTTCCCCGGAAAAACAGGCTACAGCAAGGTTGAACCTTCATTTATTATTGATTTTGACATTGAATTATTTAAGCCCATAAGGAACGAGATAATAGAAAAATACGGGAAAAAGCCTGAGCCTGAAGACCTGGTCCGTTATGTAAATCATTATATTAAAGATAAAAACTTCAACAGGGGCTTTGATATTGCATCCGTCATTGCCAGGAAAAAAGAGGGGGATTGCACAGAGCACGCCATTCTCCTTGTTTCTATCATGAGAATGTTTAAAATTCCGGCCAAAATGGCCATGGGAATCAAGGTTTTCACTGAAAAAGGCGTTACCCGTGCCTTTGGACATGCCTGGGTCGAGTATATATTTAACGGCAAATGGAAAGGAGCAGACCCCTCTCTTCTCACTGAAGTGGACCATTCCTACATCCCCATGGGGACGCTTGACAGGGAAGGACTGGACTATGCAATGGGCATGGTCACTCTTTTTAACAGGATGCCCTATCGCCTTGAAGGATCGGGGATGTAA
- a CDS encoding proline--tRNA ligase: MKYSQSFIPTLRETPSDAEVISHKLMLRGGYIRKVAAGIYTYLPLGFKVLKKVENIVREEMTRAGAQEVLMPVVTPSELWQKSGRWNFYGKELLRIKDRHERDFCLGPTHEEVITELVGNEVRSYRSLPMNIYQIQTKFRDEVRPRFGLMRGREFVMKDAYSFHTTEEDAEMEYMNMYKTYKRIFERCGLKFRAVEADTGSIGGNFSHEFVVLAESGEDAVASCNRCEYAANVEKAVAKSKRYLPADREAALTIEKVSTPGKKTVEEVTGFMGVKAKKLVKTLIYLADGKAVVALVRGDNELNEVKFKNVLNCNDLELADNATVEKITKAPSGFAGPVGLKDVEIYADHALEGMDNFVTGGNEKDVHLKNVNLKDFEAKGFYDLRSVVRGDECPKCNGKLEIHRGIEVGHIFKLGTKYSEAMGATFLDADGTEKPMIMGCYGIGVGRTAAAAIEQNNDNFGIKWPMPLAPFQVIITAVNPRDEEVKKVAHDLYTELLDKGAEVLLDDRDERPGVKFKDADLLGIPIRLTIGARGLKEGVVEIKRRSEKDSENVPLKDAGNAVMKIISESK, translated from the coding sequence ATGAAATATTCACAAAGCTTTATCCCTACCTTGAGGGAAACACCATCCGATGCTGAAGTCATCAGTCATAAGCTGATGCTCAGAGGCGGCTATATAAGAAAGGTGGCTGCCGGTATTTATACTTATTTGCCGCTTGGTTTCAAGGTGTTGAAAAAGGTGGAAAATATAGTGAGGGAAGAGATGACGAGGGCAGGCGCCCAGGAGGTTCTCATGCCGGTGGTAACGCCGTCCGAACTCTGGCAAAAGAGCGGCAGGTGGAATTTTTATGGCAAGGAACTCCTTCGTATTAAAGACCGCCATGAAAGGGATTTCTGCCTGGGGCCAACCCATGAAGAGGTGATTACCGAGCTTGTCGGCAACGAAGTGAGGTCCTACCGTTCTCTCCCCATGAATATCTACCAGATCCAGACCAAGTTCAGAGATGAAGTAAGACCGCGCTTCGGGCTCATGAGGGGACGCGAGTTTGTTATGAAAGACGCTTATTCCTTTCATACGACGGAAGAGGACGCCGAGATGGAGTACATGAACATGTACAAAACCTACAAGCGTATCTTTGAGCGCTGCGGTCTGAAGTTCAGGGCCGTCGAGGCCGACACAGGCTCAATCGGCGGTAACTTTTCCCATGAATTTGTCGTTCTCGCCGAGTCCGGCGAAGATGCCGTCGCTTCATGCAACCGTTGTGAGTATGCAGCCAATGTTGAGAAGGCTGTGGCAAAAAGCAAGCGCTATCTGCCGGCAGACAGGGAGGCTGCGCTTACCATTGAAAAGGTTTCCACTCCCGGAAAGAAAACAGTGGAAGAAGTGACGGGATTTATGGGAGTAAAGGCCAAAAAGCTGGTCAAAACGCTTATCTATCTGGCCGATGGCAAAGCCGTTGTTGCTCTTGTAAGAGGAGATAATGAGCTTAATGAGGTAAAATTCAAGAATGTCCTTAACTGTAACGATCTGGAACTGGCTGATAATGCCACTGTTGAAAAGATAACAAAGGCACCCTCCGGTTTTGCAGGGCCTGTTGGACTGAAGGACGTTGAAATCTATGCGGATCATGCCCTTGAAGGGATGGACAACTTCGTTACCGGTGGTAATGAGAAAGATGTTCATCTTAAAAATGTCAATCTCAAAGATTTTGAAGCCAAAGGGTTTTATGATCTTAGAAGTGTTGTTCGTGGTGATGAATGCCCCAAATGTAACGGCAAACTTGAGATCCACAGGGGAATCGAGGTGGGCCACATCTTCAAGCTGGGCACAAAATATTCGGAAGCCATGGGCGCCACCTTCCTCGATGCCGACGGCACAGAAAAACCGATGATCATGGGCTGCTACGGTATCGGCGTGGGCCGAACGGCGGCAGCAGCCATAGAACAGAACAACGATAACTTTGGCATCAAATGGCCCATGCCGCTTGCGCCTTTCCAGGTGATTATTACGGCTGTTAATCCCAGGGATGAAGAGGTAAAAAAGGTTGCCCACGATTTATATACGGAGCTTCTCGACAAAGGGGCGGAAGTGCTCCTCGACGACAGGGACGAACGGCCCGGTGTAAAGTTCAAGGATGCCGATCTTCTTGGAATACCCATAAGGCTCACCATAGGAGCCAGGGGCCTAAAGGAGGGAGTTGTCGAAATAAAGCGCCGTTCGGAGAAAGACTCTGAAAATGTGCCGCTAAAGGATGCGGGAAATGCGGTCATGAAGATTATTAGCGAGTCAAAGTAA
- a CDS encoding PAS domain S-box protein, with product MVFYNVLKKASYIFLPLFIIISALSFSLYKKEKNIINMELEHNEKRTVALQKETIRNEIDHIVSNLLLLSREFELHMSNGGIFDESIAFFKNELIIFSDSLKSYDQVRLLDKKGMEVIRINLVDGKSYLVPDKDLQSKGDRYYFHETLNLERSYIYISPFDLNIEHGRIEKPFKPVIRLGTPVYYENGKKYGIIIFNYLGEVLLKSFEKLNDMPGRISMLMNMEGYWFSGPSPEDEWGFMFEERKKRTFGNRFREAWAVISGNDSGQFYNREGIFTFNTINPLFEAIKSNPLLESTGRALDIHSLPRPSAWKIVSLVPGEVIAAKTDKVLKKFLLVYAFLVFPLLFVSWQVARISIQRKLWQETLEKSEAGLRTAQNIARMGNWEWDTSGGKIYWSEAFFHILGLDAKKHAPGMKTFLKLVHPGDRAYVKEKIRNSLKKKEALNMDHRMILPDSSEMVIIHDHGEMISDDGKKTVKIIGTIQDVTAQKKIEEALLKNNHLLDAIRSAQEKCIMEKNVPPPFKELLAHLLSLSNSEGGFIGEVIISKGLSTLNVVTSAFNFTGKKTGDNASESPDPAGINPLFEALVLKGERIISNHFSGAPHLRELFRSHPLINAFIAIPIKEGHRVTGMIGMANRPGGYDDELLDFLDPFIRTYGNIIKAYKNNAKRFAAERKLLKYKENLEKLVGKRTAELANTNRALQKSEALYHSLVDNMNEGLGMVDKEGTTTYANSQFGNIIGYPLSDIIGKHWTSYFDSTAREEIEAELKKRKKGIAEPYEVENRRKDGKKVWLRISPKVMLDPEGRFRGSMGLFQDITDRKLYEEALKKREEELGERIKELNCLYGMSKLIEAKGITLDEILEGTAELLTKAWQYPEICCAAIFFEGKAFKTARFRKTKWCQTAPVFIDGKKAGQVEVCYLKKTAQHNESPFLKEEEALINEIAERTGSISKRIEVEKALAESEAKYRGLFNNAQVGLWRISAGDGKLLECNERLARIFGYSNRKEAMTHFIASKNYLDPGKREEMLALIKKKGEINNFEARLAGKEGLPIWVRFSAKLYADKDFLEGVATDITEEKEALEALQKSEEQFRQVVDKSPVPMVITDSKGYIENFNSKFIELFGWTTKEVRTPEQWWNAAYPDGKYRNKVRRSWEKAVNEATLKKMEIPPQQWQVTCKNGDLREVEFRMVPISEKRNVIAMNDITERKKDELKIRNSREQMRALALHLQDIREEERSAIARDIHDELGQVLTACKFDLSWIGTKLNKKQEELLERVKESTEYMDRAIQFVKKIATELRPALLDDVGLMAAVEWQAREFERKTGIKCHVEFRPWRIILSRDLSTAVFRIFQEALTNVSRHSEASAVNALLEGQGPNLVLEVKDNGKGMSDEDMANSKSYGIIGMKERLFPWGGNVTIYGKKKEGTTVRVIIPLLKTEKVSSKMKI from the coding sequence GTGGTTTTCTATAACGTACTTAAAAAAGCTTCCTATATATTCCTTCCTCTTTTCATTATTATCAGCGCCCTGAGTTTTTCTCTCTATAAAAAAGAAAAAAATATCATCAACATGGAACTGGAACATAATGAGAAAAGAACGGTAGCTCTCCAGAAAGAAACCATCAGAAATGAAATTGATCATATTGTTTCCAACCTCCTTCTGCTTTCCCGTGAATTTGAACTGCATATGTCAAATGGAGGGATATTTGATGAGTCGATAGCATTTTTTAAAAATGAGCTGATCATTTTTTCCGACAGTTTAAAGTCCTACGACCAGGTACGCCTCCTGGACAAAAAGGGGATGGAAGTTATAAGGATTAATCTTGTTGACGGAAAATCTTACCTCGTACCCGATAAAGACCTCCAATCAAAAGGTGATCGTTATTACTTTCATGAGACCCTTAATCTTGAACGCAGTTATATCTATATTTCTCCCTTCGATCTTAATATAGAACATGGACGCATAGAAAAACCCTTTAAACCGGTGATACGGCTGGGAACGCCTGTTTATTACGAGAATGGCAAAAAATACGGTATTATTATTTTCAACTACCTGGGAGAAGTCCTTCTAAAGTCTTTTGAAAAACTTAATGACATGCCCGGAAGAATCTCCATGCTCATGAACATGGAAGGGTACTGGTTTTCAGGCCCTTCCCCGGAAGATGAGTGGGGCTTCATGTTTGAAGAGAGAAAAAAGAGGACCTTCGGCAACAGGTTCCGTGAAGCATGGGCCGTCATTTCGGGCAATGATTCAGGCCAGTTTTACAACAGGGAGGGCATATTTACTTTTAACACGATTAATCCCCTTTTTGAAGCCATCAAATCAAATCCGCTACTGGAAAGCACCGGGAGAGCTTTGGATATTCATTCTCTGCCCCGGCCCTCTGCCTGGAAAATCGTGTCACTCGTTCCCGGAGAAGTGATTGCGGCAAAAACAGACAAGGTCCTGAAAAAGTTTTTACTTGTCTATGCCTTCCTTGTTTTTCCATTATTGTTTGTTTCCTGGCAGGTGGCCCGCATAAGCATTCAGCGGAAATTATGGCAGGAAACGCTGGAAAAAAGTGAAGCCGGCCTCCGCACGGCCCAAAACATTGCCCGTATGGGAAATTGGGAGTGGGACACATCAGGCGGCAAAATATACTGGTCGGAAGCTTTTTTTCACATTCTGGGCCTGGACGCAAAAAAACATGCTCCCGGCATGAAAACATTTCTTAAGCTCGTTCATCCCGGCGACAGGGCTTATGTTAAAGAAAAGATCCGTAATTCTCTTAAAAAGAAAGAAGCCCTAAACATGGACCACAGGATGATTTTGCCCGATTCATCAGAGATGGTGATTATTCATGATCATGGCGAGATGATAAGCGATGACGGTAAAAAGACGGTAAAAATAATAGGAACAATCCAGGACGTAACAGCGCAAAAAAAGATTGAAGAAGCGCTTTTGAAAAACAACCACCTTCTCGATGCCATCAGAAGCGCCCAGGAAAAGTGCATCATGGAAAAAAATGTGCCCCCTCCTTTCAAGGAACTTCTGGCCCACCTTCTCTCTTTAAGCAATAGTGAGGGCGGCTTTATCGGGGAAGTGATTATATCCAAAGGCCTTTCCACCCTCAACGTGGTTACATCCGCTTTTAATTTCACCGGTAAAAAAACCGGAGATAATGCCTCTGAAAGTCCCGACCCTGCCGGCATAAATCCACTTTTTGAAGCGCTTGTTTTAAAGGGAGAAAGAATTATTTCAAACCATTTTTCCGGAGCGCCTCATTTGAGGGAACTGTTCAGGAGCCACCCTCTCATTAACGCCTTCATAGCTATCCCCATTAAAGAGGGCCATAGAGTAACAGGCATGATAGGCATGGCAAACCGGCCCGGCGGTTATGATGATGAGTTGCTTGACTTTCTCGATCCTTTTATTCGAACGTACGGAAACATTATTAAGGCCTACAAAAATAACGCAAAGCGCTTTGCCGCAGAAAGGAAACTCCTTAAATATAAGGAAAACCTTGAAAAACTGGTAGGAAAACGCACTGCCGAACTGGCAAATACCAACAGGGCACTGCAAAAAAGCGAGGCCCTTTATCATAGCCTTGTTGACAATATGAATGAAGGTCTCGGTATGGTTGACAAAGAGGGAACTACGACCTATGCAAATAGTCAATTCGGCAACATAATAGGTTATCCCCTGTCCGACATTATCGGAAAACACTGGACAAGCTATTTTGACAGTACAGCCAGGGAAGAAATTGAAGCGGAGCTTAAGAAAAGGAAAAAAGGCATTGCAGAACCCTATGAAGTTGAAAACAGGCGTAAGGACGGCAAAAAAGTCTGGCTCAGGATTTCCCCGAAAGTAATGCTTGACCCTGAGGGCAGGTTCCGGGGAAGCATGGGCCTTTTCCAGGATATTACGGACAGAAAATTATATGAGGAAGCGCTTAAAAAAAGAGAAGAGGAACTGGGGGAACGGATTAAAGAACTCAATTGTCTCTACGGCATGTCAAAATTGATCGAGGCGAAAGGGATCACTCTTGATGAAATCCTGGAAGGCACGGCAGAACTGCTGACAAAGGCATGGCAGTATCCGGAAATTTGCTGCGCCGCAATCTTTTTTGAGGGGAAAGCATTCAAAACAGCCAGGTTCCGGAAAACAAAATGGTGTCAAACAGCACCTGTCTTCATTGACGGGAAGAAAGCGGGACAGGTAGAAGTCTGTTACCTGAAAAAAACAGCGCAGCACAATGAAAGCCCCTTTCTTAAAGAAGAAGAAGCGCTCATCAATGAAATAGCAGAGCGAACAGGAAGCATAAGCAAACGAATAGAGGTGGAAAAAGCCCTTGCTGAAAGTGAAGCAAAATACAGGGGCCTTTTTAATAATGCACAGGTCGGATTATGGAGGATCTCGGCTGGTGACGGGAAATTGCTGGAATGCAATGAAAGGCTCGCCCGGATTTTCGGTTATTCAAACCGTAAAGAAGCGATGACGCATTTTATTGCTTCAAAAAACTACCTTGATCCGGGAAAAAGGGAAGAAATGCTTGCCCTTATTAAGAAGAAGGGAGAGATCAATAATTTTGAAGCACGGCTGGCAGGAAAGGAGGGTCTGCCCATTTGGGTCCGTTTTTCTGCAAAACTCTATGCTGATAAAGATTTTCTTGAAGGCGTGGCTACCGATATTACGGAAGAAAAGGAGGCCTTAGAGGCGCTGCAAAAAAGTGAAGAGCAGTTCAGGCAAGTGGTGGACAAGTCTCCCGTTCCCATGGTGATTACTGATTCCAAAGGGTATATTGAGAATTTCAACAGTAAATTTATCGAACTTTTCGGCTGGACGACAAAAGAGGTGAGAACACCGGAGCAGTGGTGGAATGCAGCTTATCCCGACGGGAAATACAGGAATAAGGTCCGCCGTTCCTGGGAAAAAGCCGTCAACGAAGCAACCCTTAAAAAGATGGAAATACCGCCGCAACAGTGGCAGGTGACATGTAAAAACGGTGATCTCAGGGAAGTCGAGTTCAGAATGGTTCCCATTTCTGAAAAGAGGAATGTTATTGCCATGAATGATATTACGGAAAGAAAAAAGGATGAATTGAAAATCCGCAACTCACGTGAACAGATGCGCGCCCTTGCCTTGCACCTGCAAGATATTCGTGAAGAAGAAAGAAGCGCCATTGCCCGGGATATTCATGATGAACTGGGTCAAGTACTGACGGCCTGCAAATTTGATTTGTCATGGATCGGAACAAAACTGAATAAAAAACAGGAGGAGCTTCTGGAAAGAGTGAAAGAATCGACGGAATATATGGACAGGGCCATTCAGTTTGTAAAAAAAATTGCAACGGAACTAAGACCGGCGCTCCTCGACGACGTCGGCCTTATGGCTGCCGTCGAGTGGCAGGCAAGGGAATTTGAAAGGAAAACGGGCATAAAGTGCCATGTTGAATTCAGGCCCTGGCGCATTATATTGAGCAGAGATCTTTCAACAGCCGTCTTTCGAATTTTCCAGGAAGCATTAACTAACGTATCACGCCATTCAGAAGCGAGCGCTGTGAACGCTCTGCTTGAAGGCCAGGGACCCAATTTAGTCCTGGAAGTAAAAGACAACGGAAAAGGAATGAGCGATGAAGATATGGCAAACTCAAAATCATATGGTATTATTGGAATGAAGGAACGCCTCTTTCCCTGGGGCGGTAATGTGACTATTTACGGGAAGAAAAAAGAAGGCACAACGGTAAGAGTGATAATTCCACTTTTAAAAACAGAAAAAGTAAGCAGCAAAATGAAAATATGA
- a CDS encoding response regulator transcription factor, whose translation MIRILIADDHTILREGLKRILSSSKDIVVAGEAANSKEVLSQLSKSNFDVVLLDISMPGRSGLEIIREIRDYNKKCSVLVLSSYPEDQYALRVIKAGAAGYLTKESAAEKLIDAIKKVSGGGKYITPFVAEMLAFEVVDGNLHKAPHEKLSDREYQVMCMIASGKSVSHIALELSLSVKTISAYRARMLTKMKMKNNAELTHYAIREGLVG comes from the coding sequence ATGATCAGGATTCTTATTGCAGACGATCATACGATTTTAAGAGAAGGATTAAAACGTATTCTGTCCTCCTCCAAAGACATTGTTGTTGCCGGTGAAGCGGCAAACTCGAAAGAAGTGCTTAGCCAACTCTCTAAAAGCAATTTCGATGTTGTTCTTCTGGACATATCCATGCCCGGCCGGAGCGGGCTCGAGATTATCCGGGAAATCAGGGACTACAATAAAAAATGTTCTGTTCTTGTGCTCAGTTCCTATCCCGAAGACCAGTATGCATTGCGCGTAATAAAGGCAGGCGCCGCGGGATATCTGACAAAGGAAAGCGCTGCTGAAAAATTGATTGACGCCATAAAAAAGGTCTCCGGCGGGGGGAAATACATTACGCCTTTTGTCGCTGAAATGCTGGCCTTTGAAGTTGTCGACGGTAACCTCCACAAGGCGCCCCATGAAAAGCTTTCCGACAGGGAGTATCAGGTCATGTGCATGATAGCCTCGGGCAAATCCGTTTCCCACATCGCTCTGGAACTGTCATTAAGCGTAAAAACCATTAGCGCCTACAGAGCGAGAATGCTTACAAAAATGAAGATGAAAAATAATGCGGAGCTTACGCACTATGCCATCAGGGAAGGGCTTGTCGGGTAA
- a CDS encoding response regulator: MAKKVLICDDEISVRELIKKIVQREGYEALLAKDGDESIDMACHNAPDLIILDLTMPGKTGYDVCMALKRQSLTKDIYIIVLTGNLLEMDDKWKKMTKPDFLFTKPVIPRQLRMKLHEVLDR, encoded by the coding sequence ATGGCTAAAAAAGTATTAATATGTGATGACGAAATCAGTGTGAGGGAACTCATTAAAAAAATAGTGCAGAGAGAAGGATATGAAGCGCTTCTTGCCAAAGATGGCGATGAAAGCATAGACATGGCCTGTCATAATGCGCCGGACCTGATCATTCTCGATCTGACCATGCCGGGAAAAACGGGCTATGACGTATGCATGGCATTGAAAAGACAATCCCTCACCAAAGATATCTACATCATCGTTCTAACAGGCAACCTGCTTGAAATGGATGACAAGTGGAAAAAAATGACAAAACCCGATTTTCTCTTTACCAAACCTGTTATCCCGCGCCAGCTTCGTATGAAACTTCATGAAGTACTGGACAGGTAG